The sequence below is a genomic window from Pelecanus crispus isolate bPelCri1 chromosome 10, bPelCri1.pri, whole genome shotgun sequence.
CCTACTGAAAAGGTGAACCGAGCCACCACCTCTCATTGGCCTCTCACTCAACTCTTCATATCTCCCTTTGTAACTGTTTTTGGTGTTTATATTTACTGCCTTATTTTCTTCTggatctggtttttttttttttgagtttgcTGCTTTTACATTTTGCCTGGTTTTTGGGTATGGTCTGGATGAAGGTAGTCAGTGGGTCTGCATAGCCCCCTGTATCCCATGATCCAGAGTGTAGAAGTGGTCccagaaattattaaaagaagaaGGGCAGGGCTATAACCCCTAAGATAAATATGTACCTGGTACTTACCAATACAAAATCTCGGTATGTTTCACACTGATACCCAACAAATCCATTGGGAGTGATAATACTCTCAGCGTAATACTGGAGACTTCTTTTATGTCCGCATCCAACAGATCTATATTCTAGGAAAAAGCCCAGGTAAAAACGATTAAAGCTGTACATTAACATAAAGTCCATGCCAAAACAACACCTGTAggtcttttttcctcaaaaacatTTGTACATACAGTGAAGtctcagatttaaaaaaaaagtgataattAAAAGATGTTCAAAGTGTGAATTATTTGGTTTTACAGTAAAAAGTGTACTTATGGctacatatattttttcagtgggGAAGAGCTAGGTTGTAATCTGCACGTCCCTGTGCTCATGCTGAAGTTAATGGAGGTGGAGATGCACCAAGGCGGACCTCGTGCAGCCTCCTGTCCTGCTATGTGTACTTAACTGCTTTTACTTTAGCATGAGAGCCGAAGAGGATTTAGGAGGATTTCCCTTTGATATGTCAAAGACTGGAATAATTAATAGCTACAGCATTTGTAAAGCATGTAGTAGTTGCTCTGAAGTAGTTTTCATTTGCTCACCATTATCACAACATAGCATTTTGTAAAACCACAGTTTCCACTCATTTCTAGAATTAAAGGTAATTGTAGTAATTATTTTAACCTCAGTGAAATGCTCTGAAAAGCAAGATGTTTGGCAGTGTGTCCTTGATTTTGTCAGAATTATTTGAAACAAGTACATTTTCTGGTCAGAGTGAAATTTATAAGCAGACAGTGCAGTAAAGAAGAAAGTGCTGTTTGGCTTCTATTTACAGGTCCCTTGTAACAAGTATTGTCTTCATGGGCTCTGAAGTCTCCCCTTCATCAAAGCACAATATACTAAAGTTAGGTTGTATAAAAATAGGCTCTACTCTGCTTCAGCATGTGTGTGGGCTCACCGAATCACAGGGTGAGGTCTTGGAGGCACTGAAGTAATTGCAAGCTGGCACAGTTTATAATGAAATCAGAATTTCACCTACTGTCAATATTTATGCATCTTAAAGACAGACCAGTTGGTATTGACTGGTTGACACACATTGTTTTTTacataaggaaagaaaaaaccacaccaaaaaccctctgaagagtatttttgtctgtttttcttgaaaataatctGCATCATCAAGGCTTCCTGAGTGTGTTTTCTTTATAGTTCCTTCTTTAAATCTAATTCAGGAGGGTCTgtgtttttaactttaaaaaccTCAGCTCTTACAGTTGGCTTGCTTTGTGCTAGTGCCAAATTCATTTAACATCTATACAATGGGAACGTAATACTCCTCTCCCTACTGCATCAAAAGCTGTAGACAGAAGTTACCAAATAGCATTTCTGAAGCACTTCATACATAAAAGCACtacataaatgtaaatattgtcAAAAAGAAGAGATATGCACAAAGTAAGGTTTAACCAAGAGGCAGGAGTTAAGGCTGTCTCTATATTTAGGAGCTGCATGAACAACCAGCTCCATCTGCTCGTGTTCAATAGAGCTGAGCTTCTCCTTCACCACAAAACATTGCAGCCAGCCTTGTGAAATGtctctggaaaatatttcatttttttttctgaaaatgcaggcATTCTTATGCAGTCCGATTGGAAAGTGTTTTGGTTCCAAGTGACTTTGTGCACAGCCAGCTTTCAATCCTCTTTGTTACTAAGTTCTCCAACCAGTTCTAAGACAGAGCATTTTTGAAAGCCAATTACTTGACTAGCAGTAGGGATTTCAAAACATTTAGCTGTGAATAACAGATGTTCTTATTTCTGTAGGTTAGGATCAGAAGACAGGATTTGGGGGATCTATTGTACTGGATCCCAGGGTAATTCTGATTAACTGCCCAGCTTTCTTTGAAGAACATGAACTATCACTGGAGCAGTCATTTTATCATCTTCTATATTTTTAACCTTGTGCTGTTCCCTTTGAAGACACTAAAGCTGTTAATGGTGTGGATGAGTAAGTCTAACCCCAGCAATATTGGGACTGATGTCTTTCTAGGGAGAAGGAAagctcagattttaaaatactcatttttggATTATCCTTGAATGAAATTTTACCGGTCCTTCATGTGTGGAATTCCCACTGAGGTCAGTCTGTCGGCACAGTGGCAGCCTCTTATAAAGGTTGTGATGAATAAGCCTGCATGCTTTAACTGAAGTTTCCATCTGGAATGGGCCTTGGTtagtataaaagaaaattggAGGACATTTCACAGGCAGCTTTAAATCTTCCATTTCTGAGCattctctccctgctgcaaaTCTGAGCTATATAAAGAATATATACATTCAAAAGGCTTTACCTTAGCCTAGCCTTTATTTCTAACTGTAGCTAATAATGAGGTAttacttctttaaaatatatttacctCTCATAAGGTCGTTGATATTCCGAGTTGCAGGAGGTACACGCAGCTGCTTGCATCCTGGCATCTTCTTCCCACCATTTGGGTAAAAATCCAGGTGGCCACAAGTCTGGAGAATCCCTGGAGCTGAAATGCACAATGAATTGAGGCTGATCACTCTCAGGtatgctgtggccagcctcTGTGTTGGTGTCAGCCTTTGTGTGAACACTTACCAAAGTCAAAGAAAAGATGACCAGCGTGAGTATGAATTATATCAACAAATTTTGCATCTGAAGGATCCAGCCTAACCATTGTGGGAGTGTACTGGAAAAGGGGCCCAGCTGGATCCAAACCTAAATAAATGGAGATATGTCTGAGTAAATAATACTAAATGTACATCATCACATACAGTGTGTGCACTGTATGTCATTACATTTGTGTCTTTACTCCACATATAAAATTCTGGTTTGTGGCCTACAGCCAGCAAAACAAGCAGGGTTTTAATAGAAAGGTGGCTGGAGGCATTGCAGCACAGTAAAATGCTGATGGGTGCTTAGCTTACTTTTGGGGAACAATCTTTTAAggagaggtttggggtttttttttgcatgttagTGAAAAGTATGTAATCTTGATATGTTATTCTGAGCACATAGATTTGTTtgagaatttttatttcatcaaaaatctatttttatttccaaaagagCTTGGTTGAAAATGTTACCCCTTCGCTTCAGTGTCAGTGAGCTCTCTTCGGGGCTAAAGCAACACAGTTCTGACCCCAGTTTCCCTGGATGGCTTATGTGACGGCTTACTGTGGACACAGCTTAGTTAAAGCAATACCTATGCAGAGGAAAGAACTGactggaggagaaaggaaagcagaaaatagtGAGCCTTTAAAAAAGTGATGTGTGAGTGTGTCGTACGCTGTGTCTCTCTGTGCAGCTATGCAACTACAGCTTGCTTACTTTTCAGGGTGTCCATGGCTATTTGCTGTCTTATCCTGACATACTAGATCtaggggttttattttttcatttcgGATTTTCAGTCTTTTGCACTGCTGAAAAGTCATGTTAGAGTGggcttttaaaaccaaacatgaCAATGAATTGCTCGTGTTTTACAAGTCTGTTATTCCACATGTAAACagtattttgttcctgttcttTTATATCATTAAACATCATAACCAAGTGTTCCCTGGGAGTTGTTGTGACCTGCGAAAAGTGACCTCTATTTAGCCACAGTTGGGACAGTTAAGCCTTTCTGATCTGGTGCAGTTGAGCCTTTCTCAGAGCTGTGAATGTTAACATATGAAATGCATGGCATGTGATAGGACACGGTTTCATTTGTGTGCCGTCTTCCTAGCTGTATACTGTTAATTGCGACAAGCCACCACATTGCAGTCTGTATTGTGTGTTTATAAGGCAACAGCGATGCTTCAGTTCTCTTAAGTTGCATGAAAATATAAAGCTTCATCAGTTGAAATATCTTCAGTACCTGTTATCCTTCCAATGCCAGgtttccttctccctgcctcccccgcgGCATGTGCTCCAAGACTATGGCCGATGAAATGAATGTTGGCAGGAGAGTAACCATAGTCTTTCTGTGAAGAtgtatggaaaggaaaaaataagcgTGTTAAGTGGGGGATACAAGCCTGTGTCACTGCATCACGGCACCGTGCTGTGTCAGGACGTGGCCAGACCAGCAGGCGATGGAGGGGAGTGTCTTGGGTGGGAAGGTGCGGGCGGTGGGATCAGTACCTAAAGAGAAGCAGTTCCCAACTCATCCCATCCCCTCTTATATCACACTTCTGGAAAGGAATAATCTCTGTCAGGAATTGGCCCTTatgacagaaaggaaggaaaagggaatttCTGCACATAGCTCCCCTACCTTTGCACTGATTGCTTGTCCAAAAGGCGAATGACCCCACTGCCTCCCCCCTGAACCCACCTGTCCCATCAGGACAGTGGTCTGTGGCGGAGGAGTTTTCGGTGTCTTTGTCTGTGGCATACCCTCTGTGTGACTCAGGCGGCCATCCTGCTATGGAGATGCTCCACCACACAGGTCCTGCAGGTTGGGGAGGACTATGCCAGGAATGTTGCTGGTGTGCCAGGCTCAGCTGAGCATCTGCACGGGAAGCCTGACATTGGTGGCTGCAGGAGGGTCGCTTCTCTGTGCTGTGATTCAGGTCTTGCAGGAGGCAGCATGTGTGACCCACAGAGGGAGGTTTTAACTGTATCGGTCCTGTATTACCTCTCTTCACCCTGCCCATTCTGCTAGACAGTCTCCAGTCTGATGTCTTATCTAGTAAAAAGCCCATCATgagaaaaactttcagaaactaTGGCCTGTCAGCCTTAGGAACATGCTTATCTGTGGTCTGACACTAAAGTAGgtatttccatttctgcaaGATTAAAGACTTTCTATGACATTTTCAGCTGCGTTATTGAGTACCTCCGTACTTCCTGACTCTATTGCATCAAACCTAAAGGTACCACCCTGAACACAGCCTACACGGACTATGTGCTGGCTTTCACATTCCATGGATACTTTTACCTCAAGAAGGTTCACCAGATAAACCAGCTCAGCCCCCACAATGCGGACGTTGTTAACCGCTTCGGTGTACAAACCACTAGAGCCACCTGTCCAGTCGGTCAAAATGCAGTTCACGTCTTCAGTGTGAAACATGAGCTGgtggaaaacatgaaaacaggAGAACAGAAGCAAACAGGGGTGAATTACAATTGTAGCAGGGTATATGcaaacaatattttgttttgctataGCCCGGTGCTCACATTGTTTATGTGACTGGTAAAGGCACATCTTTAGTATATTAATTCCTACTAATACTGAAGAATCAACACAAGGAGGCAGAGTGGAGGCAGTGATTTGAACACTGTATATAGACACCCAGAAGCTTGCTTCCGTTCTCTTTTCCATTCCAGAGGCCTTGGTTGGCTTTAGGGTATCAACTTCTCTTAATGACAGCACCCCAGTTAGAAAGTGCATAGTACGACTTCTCTTTTATTGTCCAAACTTTACTGGATCATCTAAAAGGGTTCACAAATTTCTATTCATGTGCTCGAATTGTTCAGCCCTGAAGTTCATATATTTTAACCAAAATATTCTATTTATACACTTCTGGCAAtggaacattttgatttttcattctgaaaaaaaattcatttttgaaATGTCCCTACATAAAATGACACCAATCTGCTgaacaaagcattttgtttttatcagaTCAAATGCCTCACtcaaactgaaatgtttattttgaccTTCTGCTGGGGTGAGAAAAgtgacttttttcccttttattattGGCAAGGAATtgaaaaatcaattaattaTAGCTTGCTTTGTGGAGGTGAATGCAGCAAAAAGGCATTTAGCAGAAGGCTGAGGTGCACTATACTCATAGCTGGGAAAAAGAGGGCGGCCCTTGGGGAACTGAGATTCActctgaccttttttttccgCTCATATATTCCCTGAATTAACAAGAGAACAGAGGTCTAAATTTTATGTGGGAATTTTAAGCCAGTTAATGGGGTGATACAGGTATTTGCACTTTCAAATACAAGTAAAATGACTGTCAGACAATAGTCATACCATACCCTGCATATATTTGTTATCCAGGGGAGGTCCGCTCCAGCAAGATGGCCGTGTATAATGAAGCGAGTTTTCCTGTGTGTTTGGAAATTCGAAGCTTTGATAGTTGAAGGATTTGTCGCAGAAATTTTCTGTATcaaaaaaagcaaccaacaaACAACACAACAAGGATGTGACTGCTCCATCCCAGTGTACATTTTGATAGAGGGCAGAGTACCTCAATGGCTAAGGCATAGTTCTGTACTCTGAAGAGATGGGTCTTGTTCCTCACTCGTAAACTGCCTTGCTGGAGGATGTCAATTAATCGCTTCAACAAATTATTCACTTCCTCTAGTTAATTGAACTAATGCCACTGGCATCCTTTGCACAATGCTTTGAGATATACTGGTACAACACGCCATGTAAATACAAGATTTTATCAAACTTGGCCATAGAAGTACAAGGATAGCATCTTCTGCAAGGTATTATGTTGTTGACTTGGAATctatacttatttttctttcttttttctttgaagagaaGACCTTCATTGCTAagcttatttatattttatgagAAAGCCCACCAGACTTACAACATCAGAGGCTGTAGGTATTTGGGGGTTTATTGAGAAGGCaggcattattttcttttaaagagatTCTGAATACTGGGTTGTTTTAAAACTTGgctcttatttttttgttatggtTTTGTAAGCTTCAAAGGTGATGTCGTGCACTAATTAGCACACATCTCACCTTCAGAGAAAGACTGATTAAAGTTAAAACCTCACAGGCCCCCTCAGCTAGAGATGTTGGACTTGTTCTGAGGTGACTCAAACAGGAGAAATCATTAAACACCTCCACTGTTTGTGACTGCCATTTACATAAAAAAAGACCTGTGAAGCCTTTTTCATGTAATGTAAggcaacaacagcaacaaattgcccccctcccttttcatattaatttgcttcatttttcttgctctttgtcCAAGTAAAATTCACACTCTCCGATGgtcatttctcttcttttgccAGACTAGTCTATAGCTCCACAAAACTGCTTCATGCTATGGACAAGCCCAGCCCGGACATCTCCAACAACTTGAGCATCCTGCTGTGAGCTTTTCCCAGTGCTTGCTGATCTTCAGTGGAAAGGGCTGCTGGAATCTTTTGGTACGTTCCCATTTGATCCATCCAAAACCGTCCTGCAGGCTCCTTTTAACTGCTTCCTTTTGTCACTCTGTCACAGTCCAGAACTTCCTCTCTCTGCCAGTAGTTTGCAGATGTTGTAGATAACCTcacctttttactttttttcttccatacagCTCCAGTCTGCTATCTCTGCTTCTCTACCTGCTGTATTTTCATGAGGGATAGCCTGGTTCAACTCTGTAAGAGAAACCTCCAAGCTCTCTCTAAAGTATATCTTAcctttttctttagctttttagTCTTCATTTCCCCTCAGTCCCATTCCTCCAAAAGTgtttaatattcttttattttctttatccaTCAccatttcattctctttttggttgtttccttctttttccacaTATGATTTCATTCTctccttaattttttctttagtcctctgttttccattctaagctttcctttaatttttcatcctattttccttcccctctctgctgAAGACGGATACTTTCTCTTCTGATCTTCACTCTTAACTATTTACTGGCTCTTAGGGCTCAGTGTTGGCCACCACATAAGCAGAGCCTCTGAGACCAATCATATGTAGTTCAGAGGAGCTAGTAAACATGTGTATGAACCACATCCCTGAGTCGTATGTACCAGACTGAAATGTGGCTTTAAGCTGGAGACGCACAGGAGCCAACATTGAGCTTTCCTTTTGTACTGCCTTCCCTACCTCTGGCTTTATAATGCTAAACCTGAAACTGAATTTGGGCCATTAGCTTAGTGTAGAGAAGTGTATAAAATATATCCAAAATATCTCAGATAAGTTGTGTTAGAAGGCTGCGATAAATATGTTGTAAATATACCTGGCCTGTCAGAGagctgaagtgaaaaaaaaaagaaatgagatgaGAGGAAATTGGGACAGACTGTTCATGGAGTGTGTAATACAGAATTGGGGCCTCTCCTGGGAGACTTTTGAgcaaaaatacaggagaaaagaaactgtCTGTAAATTGGTTGAATGTGTAGTATACTATcagttattaaaacaaagcagtttCTTACTTGATATTTCATGATGTTGTCTCTAGTGTAAAGGAGGAAATTGGTGTTCACAGCTTCTGGAGAGCTGGGCAAGCCTGCCAGTTCTCTCCCTGGGATCCCAGACCAAGGGGGACTATCTGTAAAGCATCCAAGCCTTTTGTAGCAAGCTTCCCTTCCTGGGGTAcgcaaagaaaaatgttagcgttctgggaaagcagcaggttATGCAGCCACCACTTTACAAGAAGCTGGCAGGATAGCGTTTATACCAGGGAAGCGGAAAATGGCTGATTCAGATTAGGATGGCATCTGTGTTCATTTTTCGTTAGGGGGCTCAGTTGTGCTCCTGTGCCTTGTGCATGTAGCAGGGACTTGAACTTCAATAACGATTCCTGTTGCAAAAGTAGTGTAGAGCTCAGTTTGGCAAACTCATGACTTATTTTGTCAAACATATCGTTAACACAGCCATcagaaaaagacaataaaatctTGATCCTTTACGAATCCAGAGAACAAACCAGCTTTTGCTGCCAGCGCAGAGCAGTCCTCCAAATCAGTGCTAATGCTCCAGGGATTATGTAAATCATTATTTCTTGTGCAACAATTCATGAAGAagtaaaccaaaaccaaaacattaaaatagaTACCTCTGGTTGCTCCATAACATACATTAAATGTctcccttattttttttatcaccATAAGATTTTAGCAGAAGCAATGAAGTGGAATTTGAGTGGAAGCCTAGAACAAAGCACAGCCTCAGGAAGTGTGGTCTGTGCCTGAAGGACTGGAGTTTCCCAATTTCTATTGCGGCTTTAATATAGTAATGATGCAAATATGACACACCGGTGTTGCCATTAAATACCATCCTTACCCAGTATTACAGCACAACAGTTGTGAAatcccaaataatttttattactattaaaaagatgctgaaaacaatgaaaaactaTTGTTACCTAGGATAGGTGACAGATTCATACTACATCAGACCATGACTTGCTCTATTCGTTAATCTGTACAAAACGCAGGGGTAGAGTGATATATATACTGGAAATACATctagagaaagagaagatttAATTGTGGAGCTGCAGCTAGAGACTCCACAAGTGATCCAGTCATTTTCACAGGGGTCTTTCCTCTGATGCCAGAGAACGTTTGGACTgtgcctttttgtttctctttgctctttctgtgtGTCCGTCCCTGTAGAACTATTCTTTCCTGTTGGTAAAGAGGTGTTTTGGAACGGCactatttttttgttctctgtataGCACTGTGAAGAGTAAGTGCCTAGGCTGGCATTACAAGTGTTGTAGCTACTATAAATGCTGGTGTGGATTGAGGGTGGGTAGGGAAAACTGTTCTGGGAGAATTTTGGTACCAATTCATgtataaaaatacctttctaATTCCCATTCTGTTTGCTAGCTGCAAAAACctttacagaattaaaaagtaatagGTTAAATGTGTGAAATACATGACATAACTCAATGCTTCTAATGAAGAAGTCCGTTAAATGCATTCCAAAGCACAtcctttttctaaaatatagTTATTGTGGCATACAACAATTTTTACCGTTTATAGATTTTACCAGTTATGTGTCTTACCTCTGGTTgcatcaagaagaaaaagagtagTGATCCATACTGCAAACATCTAAAGCAAATAAGAACACAGTTCAGacctaattaaaaatagaatctGGAGTTCACCTAAGAGCTTTCCTGacccatccaaaaaaaaaaaaatcatagtgaCCATAGGAGTACTTCAGACATTTAATGAGTTGGATCCAAAAGAATCAACAGTTCCTTAAAGATGGCAAGGTTTCAAGAAAATACCTTTGGGATTCTTTCTGTTTGCCATGGAGATTTTGCATATGCAGGATATCCTCTAAACGTCTCTTAAAGATTGTGTACCTGACCTTGAcaaacagaagctttttttttctctctctctagaGCTGCAATTTATgggcaagaaaatgaaattcttaAAGGACTTGCAACGACATTTCTTCACAGAGTGAGTGAAGTTTCTTCTAGCAAtttctagaaagaaattttttacaatgagggtggtgaagaactggaacaggttgcctggagaggtagtggatgccccatccctggcaacatttaaggtcaggttggacggggctttgagcaacatgacctagttaaagctgtcccgactcatggcaggggggttgggctaggtgacctctaaaggtcccttccaacccaaagcattctgtgattctatgattctatgatttagtaGATAAGTTACTCATAGAACGGCTATTCAGtgattgtatttaaaagaacacAGGAACAAACTTAATTTGTGTTTCTAAATCATATAGATAGTCTTGAAAACTCACTTTGATCATTGCTATCATCCATGTACACTTATCAGCCCTGATCTGCTTGATCACTTAATCAGGAGCTGAGAGGTAAGCATCAGAGTAAACGGAACCAGTCATTTACTTCGAGGTAAAGTAGGGAAAGCCTTTTAAGTGTAGTCTTGCTACTACTAGTAGTAACTTATCTTCAAAAAGATTGATTAGAAAAATCTAATATTAGGCCTGATTCTCCAGTGagtcctgcagaggcagagtCCTGCAcccccttcctgccctccccacccctaGGCTCCTCAGTCCCCCCAGTCAGTAATATGCTGGTAGGAGCAAAGAGTTCATTCACCCCTGTGAAACCCACTGCAGGTTCCAGCATGTCCTGCTtccatctcctctcctccagccacTCACCAAATACCTCATACCTTATCACGATGCACCTAATTTAAGTTCCTTAGATGCTCTTGTCTCCAGTGTATCCCATTTTACCTTGGCAAGGCTCAGAGCAAGTTCTTTGGTCCACCCCTCAGTTGACTGCAGCAAACCTTGCAGAAGCCCTTTGAGGAGCCTGGAACGAAGCAGGACAGTGCTGCGCCTGCCCAGTGAGGGCACGCGGCGGAGGGATGtgcaccctgctgctgctgcacaagGCTGGGGTTCCCAGCTGCATCTGTGACTTAGTTGGGTAGTGCCAAAAGATTTCTCCTTGTGTCAGGCATCCTTCATCTGAGATAACACAAACCAGGTCAGACCAGTTGCTGTGTGACTCCACCTGTTTAATGCAAAGTTTCAAAAAGGGTGTTATTGTCATCcatcagtaattatttttaaagctaaaaagTACTGGGAAGTGCAATGTAAACACTGAACAAACATGCAGCCTTTCAGGATCAGGAACAAGGCTCTTGGCATTGGCTGGGCTACTCGTCTCAGTGTGATCCTGACTTGAGATTCAAGTGACTTGACATCACACTGGAAGGCTATAGCAGAGCCCCAGTCTTTTGGGTCCTACTCCAGAGTTTTAATAGCAAACCCATCCTTCCTGGAGCTGATCCCTGCCTTAAATTATTTACAGTGTTaagcaaaattttcaaatttgtATTTCATAGTTAAGTCTACTGTTACAACATGAAGACACAAACAAGGTGTTGTGGGATTGGCTAGCATATATGTTCTCAGGTTTTAAACTGTTAcctgagaaaaggcagaaagaagagagaaggatgaaaatttaaaaaaattaaactgctcAGTCTGTCATCTGTTATTTGTTCATCTTGTAGTTCTCTCATCTGTAATTTTGCTAGTGGATGAATTACCTGacctttctttgaaaagatgacagaaatgcttttaaacagGAGAGAATAGTTCCTTCGGCAGATTGTCATCACATACGATCACCAGGAATATTcataattaaattatattaattgcAGTGATTTTAGTTTTTAGTGTTTTGCTAATTATGTCTTTTCACATAGTGCTATATTGTTGTCATACTATCATGTCAACATTTCTGATCAGGCTTTCCTAGAAACCTTTGTTCCTGTATGTAGACACAAACGAGAAATGTGCAACGcaacattttaatgttaaaCCCTTTAGGTATACTGGGTCACTATTGGCACCTCCTAAGCCAAGGGGAGACTCCCTTTTGGTATAATCCTTTCCGCTGACTGATGACTTATATCCCATCCAGCACATACAATTATGAACTGGGTTAAGTGATTCTTAAGAATACTAGgtacaaaaacatttccaggctttatttttttgcttagcTAGACTTGAAAGGTTAATTACTTCAGATACAGATTATAGAAGCAAGTAGATCCTCCACCTCAGATCTGGTGATCAGGTGCTGAGATCTGTGATATAGTACAATATTCAAAAGGAGTGGATGCTTGGTTTTTTTATACATCTAAGCATTTATAGACAAACTCAGAAAGGCTGATTCACTGGAATTTAAGGGCCCCACTGAAAATTAGTATCTAATCTACATTACCTGCTTCTGATTTCATTCTATTATATGTAATATTGGACCAAAACATCACCTCATTCCATCCTTGCAATTTCTTCCCACTTCAGAAGGAGAGTTTACTCCAGAAGCAGGTCACTCaaacttttaaattaacatGGTTGACTCAGTAAATTATTCTCATTAATTTGAATTCATAGATTTTACCTATAGAGAGTATTTTGGTGCATATGCTCTCCGGGGAGCTCAAGAAATCAGAATTGCCCATTACATTAAGAAGCCTTTCTGGAGCCTGGTATTATAGTCCCAAACCATACCTCAGCCTTCTGCTGCAACACGGCCTTCAACAGCAGTCTGGTAGTGAAGATTTCACATCACTTACAAGATTCAGTGACTTTGCCAAGTTAAAATTAGAATGACAAATTCTAATTCAAGGGCTTTTGATTTTTACCTATGATGAGAGCATCATTGTCTCACATCCTAGATGCAAATGTGTACTATACAATTCTTATAAATCATCATTCTAGCTAGTATTGAGCATCAGTTGGAGCTTAACTTCTCTAGGCTTTTCTCAGAACACATGAAGCAATAATTTAGTGACATTCATGCTGCCTTTCAGCAGTCAGTGAGACACCACAGCTCTCCTCCAGTGTTTAAGACAAGGTTACCAGGAGAG
It includes:
- the LOC104038208 gene encoding LOW QUALITY PROTEIN: pancreatic lipase-related protein 2 (The sequence of the model RefSeq protein was modified relative to this genomic sequence to represent the inferred CDS: substituted 1 base at 1 genomic stop codon), producing the protein MFAVWITTLFLLDATRGREACYKRLGCFTDSPPWSGIPGRELAGLPSSPEAVNTNFLLYTRDNIMKYQKISATNPSTIKASNFQTHRKTRFIIHGHLAGADLPWITNICRLMFHTEDVNCILTDWTGGSSGLYTEAVNNVRIVGAELVYLVNLLEKDYGYSPANIHFIGHSLGAHAAGEAGRRKPGIGRITGLDPAGPLFQYTPTMVRLDPSDAKFVDIIHTHAGHLFFDFAPGILQTCGHLDFYPNGGKKMPGCKQLRVPPATRNINDLMREYRSVGCGHKRSLQYYAESIITPNGFVGYQCETYRDFVLGRCFPCPKEGCPLMGHYADNFSHKTEKEQQKVYLNTGPSPPYARWRKEIHVRISATETMKGNIDVALTGTNGIRKKYTIDKGTFKPGNTYWNYIDTEISGNISKVEFLWKKHLDHVQRGCMGAEEVTVISGENGNMXVCVLRLWNRAAEHMASPGTLLRLFEERRGCPLWQCSPSGSQWQAMNKAPSTDYEKFAQPTTKTLFPN